A region of Phocoena phocoena chromosome 17, mPhoPho1.1, whole genome shotgun sequence DNA encodes the following proteins:
- the TMEM68 gene encoding DGAT1/2-independent enzyme synthesizing storage lipids gives MIDKNQTCGTGQDSMPSMTCLIHVLEEWFGVEHLEDYWNFANYLLWVFTPLILLILPYFTIFLLYLTIIFLHIYKRKNVLKEAYSHNLWDGARKTVATLWDGHAAVWHGYEVHGMEKIPEEGPALIIFYHGAIPIDFYYFMAKIFIHKGRTCRVVADHFVFKIPGFSLLLDVFCAIHGPREKCVEILRSGHLLAISPGGVREALISDETYNIVWGNRKGFAQVAIDAKVPIIPMFTQNIREGFRSLGGTRLFRWLYEKFRYPFAPMYGGFPVKLRTYLGDPIPYDPKITAEELAEKTKVAVQALIDKHQRIPGNIMSALLERFHNKQKIN, from the exons ATGATAGACAAAAATCAAACCTGTGGGACAGGACAGGATTCCATGCCCTCCATGACTTGTCTGATCCACGTACTTGAAGAATGGTTTGGTGTGGAGCACCTGGAGGACTACTGGAATTTTGCAAACTATCTCTTGTGGGTTTTTACACCACTCATACTTTTAATACTTCCTTACTTTACTATCTTTCTTCTCTACCTTACTATTATTTTCTTACACATTTATAAGAGGAAGAATGTATTAAAAGAAGCTTACTCTCATAATTTATGGGACGGTGCCAGGAAGACGGTGGCAACACTGTGGGATGGACACGCGGCCGTCTGGCACG GTTATGAAGTTCATGGGATGGAAAAAATACCAGAAGAAGGGCCAGCACTGATCATTTTTTATCATGGAGCTATTCCCATCGATTTTTACTACTTCATGGCTAAAATTTTTATCCATAAAGGCAGAACTTGCCGGGTAGTAGCTgatcactttgtttttaaaattccag GGTTTAGTTTATTACTTGATGTATTTTGTGCTATACATGGACCAAGAGAAAAATGTGTTGAAATTCTGCGGAGTGGTCACTTGTTAGCTATCTCACCAGGTGGTGTTCGAGAAGCCCTGATTAGCGATGAGACCTACAACATCGTGTGGGGTAATCGTAAAGGCTTCGCTCAGGTTGCAATTGATGCAAAAGTG CCCATTATTCCTATGTTTACACAAAATATTCGAGAAGGATTTAGATCCCTCGGAGGAACAA gGTTATTTAGGTGGCTGTATGAGAAGTTCCGCTATCCGTTTGCCCCAATGTATGGAGGTTTTCCAGTGAAGTTACGCACCTATTTAGGTGACCCCATTCCATACGATCCAAAGATCACGGCAGAAGAACTAGCTGAAAAG aCGAAGGTTGCCGTTCAAGCTTTGATTGATAAGCACCAAAGAATACCCGGAAACATTATGAGTGCTTTGCTAGAACGTTTTCATAACAAACAAAAGATCAACTAG